In one Aeromicrobium wangtongii genomic region, the following are encoded:
- a CDS encoding DUF998 domain-containing protein, with amino-acid sequence MPRGAGLLGAALWTLQPLYVLVELLIGSRASADYSFAGSTVSDLGDTACRQVRGDLLCSPWHAGMNTAFIWFGCTLALGAVLFGARHLPGRAGRAAVVMWCVSGLGSIGVGLFPVNEDPVVHGIVALLVFVAQPLALLLACLSLRASRPRLAAATYVVAAASAIGSVGFGVLVGSHSPVIGAVERLGLWPGYVWVCVLVVSTVRGRSAQTHGAR; translated from the coding sequence GTGCCCCGCGGCGCCGGGCTGCTCGGCGCAGCCCTGTGGACGCTGCAGCCGCTGTACGTGCTCGTCGAGCTGCTGATCGGCTCGCGGGCGTCGGCGGACTACTCGTTCGCCGGCAGCACCGTCAGCGATCTGGGTGACACCGCGTGCCGGCAGGTCCGCGGCGACCTGCTGTGCTCGCCGTGGCACGCCGGGATGAACACCGCCTTCATCTGGTTCGGCTGCACACTGGCGCTCGGTGCCGTGCTGTTCGGTGCCCGACACCTGCCGGGCCGCGCCGGCCGTGCCGCCGTCGTGATGTGGTGCGTCTCGGGACTCGGCTCGATCGGGGTCGGGCTGTTCCCGGTCAACGAGGACCCGGTCGTGCACGGCATCGTGGCGCTGCTGGTCTTCGTCGCCCAGCCCTTGGCCCTGCTGCTGGCCTGCCTGAGCCTGCGGGCGAGCCGGCCGCGCCTGGCAGCGGCCACCTACGTCGTCGCGGCCGCCTCGGCCATTGGCTCGGTCGGTTTCGGCGTGCTGGTCGGCAGCCACTCCCCCGTGATCGGTGCCGTCGAGCGCCTCGGGCTGTGGCCCGGCTACGTCTGGGTGTGCGTGCTGGTGGTCTCGACCGTCCGGGGCAGATCAGCCCAGACGCACGGTGCGCGCTGA
- a CDS encoding M50 family metallopeptidase: protein MNTPWAAAATAAVLIVVPPLWSITRHVVTLVHEAGHAAVAVLTGRRLNGIRLHTDTSGLTVSSGKPRGPGMIATAAAGYLAPAVLGLVSVVLVHRGLTGAALYAGLGTLAVMLAFIRNWFGLLVVLVVGGAVALLIWRAPADVRDFAALTFAWFLLGAAPRTSLDLWAHRRRVRTRTTDADVLARLTVLPAPVWNLVFIVLTGGALATAVQVVGLP, encoded by the coding sequence CTGAACACGCCGTGGGCGGCAGCGGCGACAGCCGCTGTGCTGATCGTCGTGCCGCCCCTGTGGTCGATCACCCGCCACGTCGTGACCCTCGTGCACGAGGCCGGGCACGCCGCCGTCGCGGTGCTGACCGGACGCCGGCTCAACGGCATCCGGCTGCACACCGACACGTCCGGGCTGACCGTGTCCAGCGGCAAGCCGCGTGGGCCCGGCATGATCGCGACGGCCGCTGCCGGCTACCTCGCACCGGCGGTGCTGGGCCTGGTCTCCGTGGTGCTCGTGCACCGCGGTCTGACCGGGGCCGCGCTGTACGCCGGCCTCGGGACGCTCGCGGTGATGCTGGCCTTCATCCGCAACTGGTTCGGCCTGCTGGTCGTCCTGGTCGTGGGCGGCGCGGTCGCGCTGCTGATCTGGCGCGCGCCCGCGGACGTCCGTGACTTCGCCGCCCTGACGTTTGCCTGGTTCCTGCTCGGGGCGGCGCCCCGCACGTCCCTCGACCTGTGGGCGCACCGCCGCCGGGTGCGGACCCGCACCACCGATGCGGACGTCCTGGCCAGGCTCACGGTCCTGCCCGCGCCGGTGTGGAACCTGGTGTTCATCGTGCTGACCGGCGGTGCGCTGGCCACCGCGGTCCAGGTGGTCGGGCTGCCCTGA
- a CDS encoding metallophosphoesterase family protein produces MRFIATADWQLGMTAHYLGDEARPRFAQARIDAIRSIGRVAADRGAELVLVCGDVFESNQLDRVVVARAFDALREVTVPVWLLPGNHDPLDASSIYRSKEFLEGCPEHVHVLDRPGVHLAGEGVEIVAAPWYSKAPLSDLVADALADVEPATDVVRIVAGHGTVLGIDRDDPAGISGPALEAAIAAGRAQFAVLGDRHSTTEVSGRIWYPGAPEVTSRREHDPGNVLVVDVDHQQVAVESVRVGTWTYAHHQAELTSEADVDELERWLSGLPAKDRTAVWLSLTGALTVGEKARLDTILDTSRDLFALIDLWERHSDLVVTPAEGEFGDLGLTGFARDAVEELTGRLAGDDAQAARDALGLLYRFSRDGAA; encoded by the coding sequence ATGCGTTTCATTGCGACAGCCGACTGGCAGCTCGGGATGACCGCGCACTACCTCGGCGACGAGGCCCGGCCACGGTTCGCCCAGGCGCGCATCGACGCCATCCGCAGCATCGGGCGGGTCGCCGCCGACCGCGGTGCCGAGCTGGTGCTGGTGTGCGGCGACGTGTTCGAGTCCAATCAGCTCGACCGGGTCGTGGTGGCGCGCGCGTTCGACGCGCTGCGCGAGGTCACGGTCCCGGTGTGGCTGCTGCCCGGCAACCACGACCCCCTCGACGCCTCGTCGATCTACCGCTCCAAGGAGTTTCTGGAGGGGTGCCCCGAGCACGTCCACGTCCTCGACCGTCCCGGTGTGCACCTGGCAGGCGAGGGCGTCGAGATCGTCGCGGCCCCCTGGTACAGCAAGGCGCCGCTGAGCGACCTGGTCGCCGATGCGCTGGCCGACGTCGAGCCGGCCACCGACGTCGTGCGCATCGTCGCCGGTCACGGCACCGTCCTGGGCATCGATCGCGACGATCCCGCCGGCATCAGCGGGCCAGCGCTGGAGGCTGCGATCGCGGCCGGGCGGGCGCAGTTCGCGGTGCTGGGCGACCGGCACTCGACCACCGAGGTCAGCGGGCGCATCTGGTACCCGGGAGCCCCCGAGGTCACCAGTCGGCGCGAGCACGACCCGGGCAACGTTCTGGTCGTCGACGTCGATCACCAGCAGGTCGCGGTCGAGTCGGTCCGGGTCGGCACCTGGACGTACGCGCACCACCAGGCCGAGCTCACCAGCGAGGCCGACGTCGACGAGCTCGAGCGCTGGCTGTCGGGCCTGCCCGCCAAGGACCGCACGGCGGTGTGGCTGTCGCTGACGGGCGCGCTGACGGTCGGCGAGAAGGCCCGGCTCGACACCATCTTGGACACCTCGCGCGACCTGTTCGCGCTGATCGACCTGTGGGAGCGGCACAGCGACCTGGTCGTCACCCCTGCCGAGGGCGAGTTCGGCGACCTCGGGCTCACCGGTTTCGCGCGCGACGCCGTCGAGGAGCTCACCGGCCGCCTGGCCGGGGACGACGCGCAGGCGGCTCGCGATGCGCTCGGCCTGCTCTACCGGTTCAGCCGTGACGGTGCGGCGTGA
- a CDS encoding cystathionine gamma-synthase, whose product MGNTESTRDEGTTQGFATRAIHAGYQPNAENGAVNVPIYASSTFAQDGVGGMRNGFEYARTGNPTRKALEANLAALEHGSYGRGFSSGMAATDCALRAMLRPGDHLVIPDDAYGGTFRLIDKVFTQWGITYTPVAVNDLDAVRAAVTDNTKAIWIETPTNPLLNVGDIAAISEIAHAANAVTVVDNTFASPYLQQPLTLGADVVLHSTTKYIGGHSDVVGGVLVTNDEELDAAFAFLQNGSGGVPGPFDAYLTMRGAKTLAVRMDKHCDNAEAVVDFLQGHPAIESVLYPGLPEHPGHEVAARQMTRFGGMVSVRLKDEQAALDFCSRTELFTLAESLGGIESLIEHPGAMTHASTAGSVLEVPADLVRLSVGIEDIADLLGDLEHALS is encoded by the coding sequence ATGGGCAACACCGAGAGCACGCGCGACGAGGGCACCACCCAGGGCTTCGCGACGCGCGCCATCCACGCCGGCTACCAGCCGAATGCCGAGAACGGCGCCGTCAACGTCCCCATCTACGCCAGCTCGACCTTCGCCCAGGACGGCGTCGGCGGCATGCGCAACGGCTTCGAGTACGCCCGCACCGGCAACCCGACCCGCAAGGCGCTGGAGGCGAACCTCGCCGCCCTCGAGCACGGCAGCTACGGACGCGGGTTCAGCTCGGGCATGGCCGCGACCGACTGCGCCCTGCGGGCGATGCTGCGACCCGGCGACCACTTGGTGATCCCCGACGACGCCTACGGCGGAACCTTCCGGCTGATCGACAAGGTCTTCACCCAGTGGGGCATCACGTACACCCCGGTCGCGGTCAACGACCTCGACGCGGTCCGTGCCGCCGTCACCGACAACACCAAGGCGATCTGGATCGAGACGCCGACCAACCCGCTGCTGAACGTCGGCGACATCGCCGCGATCTCCGAGATCGCGCATGCCGCGAACGCGGTCACCGTGGTCGACAACACCTTCGCCTCGCCCTACCTCCAGCAGCCCCTGACGCTCGGCGCCGATGTCGTCCTGCACTCGACGACGAAGTACATCGGCGGGCACTCCGACGTGGTCGGTGGCGTCCTGGTGACCAACGACGAAGAGCTCGACGCGGCATTCGCCTTCCTGCAGAACGGCTCGGGCGGCGTGCCCGGCCCGTTCGACGCGTATTTGACCATGCGGGGCGCCAAGACCCTGGCGGTCCGCATGGACAAGCACTGCGACAACGCCGAGGCGGTCGTCGACTTCCTGCAGGGCCACCCGGCGATCGAGTCGGTGCTGTACCCGGGTCTGCCCGAGCACCCCGGCCACGAGGTCGCCGCCCGCCAGATGACCCGCTTCGGCGGCATGGTGTCGGTGCGCCTCAAGGACGAGCAGGCCGCGCTGGACTTCTGCTCGCGCACCGAGCTGTTCACCCTGGCCGAGAGCCTCGGCGGCATCGAGTCGCTCATCGAGCACCCGGGCGCCATGACGCACGCGTCGACGGCGGGCTCGGTGCTGGAGGTGCCGGCCGATCTCGTGCGTCTCTCGGTGGGCATCGAGGACATCGCCGACCTGCTCGGCGACCTAGAGCACGCGCTGAGCTGA
- a CDS encoding tetratricopeptide repeat protein, protein MTIYLTPNITDEKIAAMEIFDAFRLGEELLDSRYPRDAARVLRKVVDAEPGNAAGWELLGRSHFAAAQLCPAEDAFRRLVELEPTSAWAQTALGLALDRQSRHREGAVHHRLAAAMGASARDASRVELVDRPKG, encoded by the coding sequence ATGACCATCTACCTGACCCCGAACATCACTGACGAGAAGATCGCCGCCATGGAGATCTTCGACGCGTTCCGACTGGGTGAAGAGCTGCTGGACTCGCGGTACCCGCGGGACGCCGCGCGCGTGCTGCGCAAGGTCGTCGACGCCGAGCCCGGCAACGCTGCCGGCTGGGAGCTGCTGGGACGCTCCCACTTCGCCGCTGCCCAGCTGTGCCCCGCCGAGGACGCGTTCCGCCGCCTGGTGGAGCTCGAGCCGACCAGCGCGTGGGCGCAGACCGCGCTCGGCCTGGCGCTGGACCGCCAGAGCCGTCACCGTGAGGGCGCCGTCCACCACCGCCTCGCCGCGGCGATGGGCGCATCCGCCCGCGACGCGAGCCGCGTCGAGCTCGTCGACCGACCGAAGGGCTGA
- a CDS encoding NAD(P)H-dependent oxidoreductase, whose product MSHLVLLLAHPRPDSYCHALAERIGEQLVERGHEVRSHDLYAERFDPILTSYESHTSGPDIEGALAREEDPLIALHREELRQASGLAIVHPNWWGMPPAILTGWIDRVVVPGVAYRLKDATGRPEPLAPIERLLVINTSDTTDEREELLYGDPLASIWGRCVAPYLGSPQVTRRVLRPVSSASDEQRAAWLDEVGSLAAETFGAVS is encoded by the coding sequence ATGAGTCATCTCGTGCTCCTGCTGGCGCACCCGCGACCCGACAGCTACTGCCATGCCCTGGCCGAGAGGATCGGCGAGCAGCTCGTGGAGCGCGGCCACGAGGTGCGCTCGCACGACCTGTACGCCGAGCGGTTCGACCCCATCTTGACCTCGTACGAGTCCCACACGAGCGGCCCTGACATCGAGGGCGCCTTGGCTCGCGAGGAGGATCCGCTCATCGCCCTGCACCGCGAGGAGCTGCGGCAGGCCTCGGGGCTGGCGATCGTCCACCCCAACTGGTGGGGCATGCCGCCGGCGATCCTGACCGGTTGGATCGATCGGGTCGTCGTGCCCGGTGTGGCCTATCGGCTCAAGGACGCCACCGGCCGTCCCGAACCGCTCGCGCCGATCGAGCGGCTGCTGGTGATCAACACCTCCGACACCACCGACGAGCGCGAGGAGTTGCTGTACGGCGACCCGCTCGCGTCGATCTGGGGGCGCTGCGTCGCGCCCTATCTGGGCTCCCCGCAGGTGACCCGCCGGGTGCTGCGGCCGGTGTCCAGCGCCTCTGACGAGCAGCGCGCCGCGTGGCTCGACGAGGTCGGATCGCTCGCTGCAGAGACGTTCGGAGCCGTCTCCTAG
- a CDS encoding queuosine precursor transporter has product MSSADTAAHRTREVHFASRGSSYFDVLLAVFCVVLVVSNIAATKGTQFFSGDVSIGPVQILPVFSDGGAVLFPLAYIIGDVISEVYGLRAARRAILVGFGTAILTFLTFLAVMKLPSAEFYENQAAFESVVWSGGQIVAASLVAYVVGQFLNSYVLVRMKARSAEPGLWRRLAGSTGVGEAADTFIFCAIAASAIGITTGGQFLNYVVVGFVFKCAVELLVMPVTMLVIRILKQREPSYWS; this is encoded by the coding sequence ATGAGCTCTGCGGACACCGCCGCCCACCGCACTCGCGAGGTCCACTTCGCGTCGCGCGGTTCGTCGTACTTCGACGTCCTGCTCGCCGTGTTCTGCGTCGTGCTGGTCGTGTCGAACATCGCCGCCACCAAGGGCACCCAGTTCTTCTCCGGCGACGTGTCGATCGGGCCGGTGCAGATCCTGCCGGTGTTCTCCGACGGCGGCGCGGTGCTGTTTCCGCTGGCGTACATCATCGGCGACGTCATCTCCGAGGTGTACGGACTGCGCGCCGCCCGCCGCGCCATCCTGGTCGGCTTCGGCACGGCGATCCTGACGTTCCTGACCTTCCTGGCCGTCATGAAGCTGCCGAGCGCGGAGTTCTACGAGAACCAGGCCGCCTTCGAGAGCGTCGTGTGGTCGGGCGGGCAGATCGTCGCGGCCTCACTCGTCGCCTACGTCGTGGGGCAGTTCCTGAACTCCTACGTGCTGGTCCGGATGAAGGCCCGCTCCGCCGAGCCGGGCCTCTGGCGCCGCCTGGCCGGCTCCACCGGCGTCGGCGAGGCCGCCGACACGTTCATCTTCTGCGCCATCGCCGCCTCGGCCATCGGCATCACCACCGGCGGCCAGTTCCTCAACTACGTCGTCGTCGGCTTCGTGTTCAAGTGCGCCGTCGAGCTGCTCGTCATGCCGGTCACGATGCTCGTCATCCGCATCCTCAAGCAGCGCGAACCGTCCTACTGGTCCTGA
- a CDS encoding AAA family ATPase, which produces MRLHRITLTDFRGVESSEVSFEAPGVTVVVGPNEIGKSSIAEALRLVRDYKSSSQHSSIKAIQPTHRDVGPEVSVELSTGPYRLVYTKRWIRKPSTELRILQPRPEQVTGDQAHDRVEQIFAETMDADLWAALQQVQGESLQQANLARVVPLQTALSAMADDETAGAVHEDLLDRIEREYRRYHTATGKPTDVYAGTIKELAERKEAVQAAEAALRAVDDVVDRHARLTRERDRLASRVVQARAEADELAEREDALAGLRREHEAASDRLGQAEIAVATAQAAVDARAERVVEQQQRSKLAASAEQEWQRAEAEHAEAVARLAEHDAARQSATDEVGDLRNQVIAAEQVVRAVQASEEAERVAERLAGIEAATRRLELAEAALADNPVDDEIVEQIADVQSRLHAERDAAAAGAARVLVERLGEAAVEVDGTPIDAGAARDLTDTATIEVAGVVRVVVTPDDGAVKRRRKIEDREHQLAGLLAELGVADLAEARRRSADRDEAQRLAQAATVERDTLLAGDSVEAVRARLAAIQAHAADASPDVSLVEARATLADLTEQLEIAQGAATASLEQRERILTQVNAANERRLTTQTRAAGATAELERAVTRLASDREVQSDDALTAALVAAEQRRVDDAAALEATRSALAEHDADSLEILAANARELAKRLVDDLARHDADLAAATTELEVRGRDGLRDKLDVALARLGDTQRVHDSLASRARAAQLLRSTMRTHRDAAQQRYVAPFRQAVESLGAIVFGPDFSVEIGDDLSIRSRTSQGVTVPFESLSGGAKEQLALIGRLATAQLVSAEDGAPVILDDSLGFTDADRRRKLAAVINRVGSTSQIIILTCEPDRFADIGSARTVRLG; this is translated from the coding sequence GTGAGGCTGCACCGCATCACACTGACCGACTTCCGCGGTGTCGAGTCCAGCGAGGTCAGCTTCGAGGCGCCGGGCGTCACGGTGGTCGTCGGGCCCAACGAGATCGGCAAGTCCTCGATCGCCGAGGCGCTGCGTCTGGTCCGCGACTACAAGTCGTCATCGCAGCACTCCTCGATCAAGGCCATCCAGCCCACCCACCGCGATGTCGGTCCTGAGGTCAGCGTCGAGCTGTCCACCGGCCCGTACCGGCTGGTCTACACGAAGCGGTGGATCCGCAAGCCGTCCACCGAGCTGCGCATCCTGCAGCCCCGACCGGAGCAGGTCACCGGTGACCAGGCGCACGACCGGGTCGAGCAGATCTTCGCCGAGACGATGGACGCCGATCTGTGGGCTGCGCTGCAGCAGGTGCAGGGGGAGTCGCTGCAGCAGGCCAACCTGGCCCGGGTCGTGCCGCTGCAGACGGCGCTGTCGGCCATGGCGGACGACGAGACGGCGGGTGCAGTGCACGAGGACCTGCTCGACCGGATCGAGCGGGAGTACCGCCGCTATCACACCGCGACCGGCAAGCCCACCGATGTGTACGCCGGCACGATCAAGGAGCTCGCCGAGCGCAAGGAAGCCGTCCAGGCCGCCGAGGCCGCGCTGCGGGCGGTCGACGACGTCGTCGACCGCCACGCCCGGTTGACGCGCGAGCGCGACCGCTTGGCATCGCGGGTGGTCCAGGCACGCGCGGAGGCCGATGAGCTGGCCGAGCGCGAGGACGCCCTGGCCGGTCTGCGCCGTGAGCACGAGGCGGCGTCCGATCGTCTGGGACAGGCCGAGATCGCCGTCGCGACGGCACAGGCCGCTGTCGATGCCCGCGCCGAGCGGGTCGTCGAGCAGCAGCAGCGCTCCAAGCTCGCGGCCTCCGCGGAGCAGGAGTGGCAGCGGGCGGAGGCCGAGCACGCCGAGGCCGTCGCGCGGCTCGCCGAGCACGACGCCGCGCGGCAGAGCGCCACGGACGAGGTCGGCGACCTGCGCAACCAGGTCATCGCGGCCGAGCAGGTCGTGCGGGCCGTCCAAGCCAGCGAGGAGGCCGAGCGGGTCGCCGAGCGACTGGCCGGCATCGAGGCGGCGACACGTCGGCTCGAGCTGGCCGAGGCAGCGCTGGCGGACAACCCCGTCGACGACGAGATCGTGGAGCAGATCGCCGATGTCCAGTCGCGCCTGCACGCCGAGCGCGATGCTGCCGCGGCAGGCGCCGCCCGTGTCCTGGTCGAGCGGCTCGGTGAGGCCGCGGTCGAGGTCGACGGCACGCCCATCGACGCCGGCGCAGCGCGCGACCTGACCGACACCGCGACCATCGAGGTTGCCGGGGTCGTCCGGGTCGTCGTGACGCCCGACGACGGGGCGGTCAAGCGCCGCCGCAAGATCGAGGACCGCGAGCACCAGCTGGCCGGTCTGCTCGCCGAGCTCGGCGTTGCCGATCTGGCCGAGGCACGCCGCCGCAGTGCTGATCGTGACGAGGCGCAGCGGCTGGCCCAGGCCGCTACCGTCGAGCGCGACACCCTGCTGGCGGGCGACTCGGTCGAGGCGGTGCGGGCTCGTCTGGCCGCGATCCAGGCCCACGCCGCGGATGCGTCCCCCGATGTCTCGCTGGTCGAGGCGCGCGCGACCCTGGCCGATCTCACCGAGCAGCTGGAGATCGCCCAAGGTGCCGCCACCGCGTCCCTGGAGCAGCGCGAGCGCATCCTCACCCAGGTCAACGCGGCCAACGAGCGTCGGCTCACGACGCAGACCCGTGCGGCGGGCGCGACCGCCGAGCTCGAGCGCGCCGTCACCCGCCTCGCGAGCGACCGGGAGGTGCAGTCCGACGATGCGCTGACCGCCGCGCTGGTCGCGGCCGAGCAGCGACGTGTCGACGACGCGGCAGCCCTCGAGGCGACCCGGTCGGCGCTGGCCGAGCACGATGCGGACTCCCTCGAGATCCTCGCGGCCAATGCCCGTGAGCTGGCCAAGCGCTTGGTCGACGATCTCGCCCGTCACGACGCCGACCTCGCTGCGGCCACGACCGAGCTGGAGGTGCGTGGGCGCGACGGTCTGCGCGACAAGCTGGACGTGGCGCTGGCCCGCCTCGGCGACACCCAGCGGGTGCACGACTCGCTGGCCTCCCGCGCCCGCGCGGCGCAGCTGCTTCGCTCCACGATGCGGACGCACCGCGACGCCGCCCAGCAGCGGTACGTGGCGCCGTTTCGTCAGGCGGTCGAGTCCCTCGGCGCGATCGTGTTCGGTCCGGACTTCTCCGTCGAGATCGGCGACGACCTGTCAATCCGCAGCCGCACGTCCCAGGGCGTGACCGTCCCGTTCGAGTCGTTGTCAGGCGGCGCCAAGGAGCAGCTGGCGCTGATCGGGCGGCTGGCGACGGCCCAGCTGGTCAGCGCCGAGGACGGTGCGCCGGTCATCCTGGACGACTCCCTCGGATTCACCGACGCCGACCGACGCCGCAAGCTCGCGGCGGTCATCAACCGGGTCGGGTCGACCTCGCAGATCATCATCCTGACCTGTGAGCCGGACCGTTTCGCCGACATCGGCTCAGCGCGCACCGTGCGTCTGGGCTGA
- the tgt gene encoding tRNA guanosine(34) transglycosylase Tgt has protein sequence MFTLGTELPGALGRTGTISTPHGDISTPAFIPVGTRATVKAVLPEQMSDLGAQALLANAYHLYLQPGADIVDEAGGLGAFMNWRGPTFTDSGGFQVLSLGAGFKKTLSMDAHSVQADDVIAEGKDRLATVDDDGVTFKSHLDGSMHRFTPEVSMQIQHQLGADIMFAFDELTTLMNSYDYQVSSLARTQAWAERCVKEHQRLSELRADKPAQALFGVVQGAQHEDLRRRAARGLVGLDFDGYGIGGAIEKENLGTIVRWVCEELQVDKPRHLLGISEPDDLFTAVENGADTFDCVSPSRVARSSRVYAMTGRYNLLVAASRRDFGPIDPECDCYTCAHYSKAYLHHLFKTKEYIAATLCTIHNERFTVRLVDDMRRHIDAGTFADFRDDFLARFYA, from the coding sequence ATGTTCACCCTCGGCACAGAGCTCCCCGGGGCGCTCGGACGCACCGGCACCATCTCGACCCCCCACGGCGACATCAGCACGCCGGCGTTCATCCCGGTGGGGACCCGGGCCACCGTCAAGGCCGTCCTGCCCGAGCAGATGTCCGACCTCGGCGCGCAGGCGCTGCTGGCCAACGCCTACCACCTGTACCTGCAGCCGGGCGCCGACATTGTCGACGAGGCGGGCGGTCTGGGCGCGTTCATGAACTGGCGCGGCCCGACGTTCACCGACTCCGGTGGCTTCCAGGTGCTGTCGCTGGGTGCCGGCTTCAAGAAGACCCTGTCGATGGACGCCCACTCGGTGCAGGCCGATGACGTCATCGCCGAGGGCAAGGACCGCCTGGCCACCGTCGACGACGACGGTGTGACCTTCAAGTCGCACCTGGACGGCTCGATGCACCGGTTCACGCCAGAGGTGTCGATGCAGATCCAGCACCAGCTGGGTGCCGACATCATGTTCGCGTTCGACGAGCTGACCACCTTGATGAACTCCTACGACTACCAGGTCTCGTCACTGGCGCGGACCCAGGCGTGGGCGGAACGCTGCGTCAAGGAGCACCAGCGGCTGTCCGAGCTGCGCGCCGACAAGCCGGCGCAGGCGCTGTTCGGCGTCGTGCAGGGCGCGCAGCACGAGGACCTTCGCCGGCGGGCCGCACGCGGGCTGGTCGGGCTCGACTTCGACGGCTACGGCATCGGCGGGGCGATCGAGAAGGAGAACCTCGGCACGATCGTCCGCTGGGTGTGCGAGGAGCTGCAGGTCGACAAGCCGCGGCACCTGCTCGGCATCAGCGAGCCCGACGACCTGTTCACCGCGGTGGAGAACGGCGCCGACACCTTCGACTGCGTCTCGCCGTCGCGCGTCGCGCGGTCGTCACGCGTCTACGCCATGACCGGACGCTACAACCTGCTGGTGGCCGCCTCACGCCGCGACTTCGGGCCGATCGACCCGGAGTGCGACTGCTACACGTGCGCGCACTACTCCAAGGCGTACCTGCACCACCTGTTCAAGACCAAGGAGTACATCGCGGCGACGCTGTGCACGATCCACAACGAGCGGTTCACGGTCCGCCTGGTCGACGACATGCGACGCCACATCGACGCCGGCACGTTCGCCGACTTCCGTGACGACTTCTTGGCCCGCTTCTACGCCTGA
- a CDS encoding cystathionine beta-synthase, translating into MRIAEHVVDLIGNTPLVRLNSVTGPGSATVAAKIEYLNPGGSAKDRIAVKMVDAAEASGALKPGGTIVEPTSGNTGIGLALVAQQRGYKCIFVCPDKVGEEKRNAMKAYGAQVVVCPTAVPPEHPDSYYNVSDRLVRETEGAWKPDQYSNPAGPESHYETTGPEIWADTDGKVTHFVAGVGTGGTITGVGRYLKEKNPDIKIIGADPEGSVYSGGTGRPYLVEGVGEDFWPSAYDPSIPDQIIAVSDADSFDMTRRLAREEGLLVGGSCGMATVAALKVAAEAGPDALVVVLLPDGGRGYLGKIFNDNWMSSYGFLREPLDGKPNQIFVGDVLRSKTGSMPALVHTHPSETIRDAIEILREYNVSQMPVVGAEPPVVIGEVAGSVSERALISAVFEGRAQLTDPVSTHMEPPLPLVGSGETLDDALKALSASDAVMVVEDGKPLGVLTRHDLLGVHV; encoded by the coding sequence ATGCGTATTGCAGAGCACGTCGTTGACCTGATCGGCAACACCCCGCTGGTCCGCCTGAACTCCGTCACTGGCCCAGGATCGGCAACGGTGGCCGCCAAGATCGAGTACCTGAACCCGGGAGGCAGCGCCAAGGACCGCATCGCGGTCAAGATGGTCGACGCCGCCGAGGCGTCCGGCGCACTCAAGCCCGGCGGGACGATCGTCGAGCCGACCTCCGGCAACACCGGCATCGGCCTGGCGCTGGTCGCCCAGCAGCGCGGATACAAGTGCATCTTCGTGTGCCCCGACAAGGTCGGCGAGGAGAAGCGCAACGCCATGAAGGCGTACGGCGCACAGGTCGTGGTGTGCCCCACGGCCGTGCCCCCGGAGCACCCCGACAGCTACTACAACGTCTCGGACCGGCTCGTCCGCGAGACCGAAGGCGCCTGGAAGCCCGACCAGTACTCCAACCCCGCCGGCCCCGAGAGCCACTACGAGACCACGGGCCCGGAGATCTGGGCCGACACCGACGGCAAGGTGACGCACTTCGTCGCCGGCGTCGGCACCGGCGGCACGATCACGGGCGTCGGCCGGTACCTCAAGGAGAAGAACCCCGACATCAAGATCATCGGCGCCGACCCTGAGGGCTCGGTGTACTCCGGCGGCACGGGTCGCCCGTACCTCGTCGAGGGCGTGGGCGAGGACTTCTGGCCCAGCGCGTACGACCCGAGCATCCCCGACCAGATCATCGCCGTCTCCGACGCCGACTCGTTCGACATGACCCGCCGCCTCGCCCGCGAGGAAGGACTGCTCGTGGGCGGTTCGTGCGGCATGGCGACCGTCGCAGCGCTCAAGGTCGCTGCAGAGGCCGGTCCGGACGCGCTGGTCGTGGTCCTGCTTCCCGACGGTGGTCGCGGCTACCTCGGCAAGATCTTCAACGACAACTGGATGTCGTCGTACGGCTTCCTGCGGGAGCCGCTGGACGGCAAGCCGAACCAGATCTTCGTCGGGGACGTGCTGCGGAGCAAGACCGGCAGCATGCCGGCCCTGGTGCACACCCACCCGTCCGAGACGATCCGCGACGCGATCGAGATCCTGCGCGAGTACAACGTCTCGCAGATGCCGGTCGTCGGCGCCGAGCCGCCGGTCGTCATCGGCGAGGTCGCCGGCAGCGTCAGCGAGCGTGCGCTCATCAGCGCCGTGTTCGAGGGCCGTGCCCAGCTGACCGATCCGGTCTCGACGCACATGGAGCCGCCGCTCCCCCTGGTCGGTTCCGGCGAGACTCTCGACGACGCGCTCAAGGCGCTCAGCGCCAGCGACGCCGTCATGGTCGTCGAGGACGGCAAGCCGCTGGGCGTCCTGACCCGCCATGATCTCCTGGGAGTGCACGTCTGA